A window of the Arachis duranensis cultivar V14167 chromosome 5, aradu.V14167.gnm2.J7QH, whole genome shotgun sequence genome harbors these coding sequences:
- the LOC107489374 gene encoding uncharacterized protein LOC107489374: MSSFCLVYGKACHLPVEVEHKAFWAVKECSMNFEEAGAERKLQLAELENLRLEAYDNSRRYKEKMKVVHDKHIKRREFRPGELVLLYNSKLRLMLGKLRSIWEGPYRVEKVELYGVFHLRHPSSSKFIKVNGHRLKLYHGEKMKDHKEFEVFLLEDPPTEAEEA, from the coding sequence atgagctCCTTCTGCTTAGTATACGGAAAAGCTTGCCACCTTCCAGTAGAGGTGGAACACAAGGCTTTCTGGGCTGTGAAGGAGTGTAGCATGAACTTTGAGGAAGCTGGTGCTGAAAGAAAGCTGCAACTAGCAGAACTAGAGAACCTTCGTCTAGAAGCATATGACAACTCCAGGCGAtacaaagaaaagatgaaggttGTCCATGACAAGCacataaaaagaagagaattcaGACCAGGGGAGTTAGTTCTTCTATATAACTCCAAACTGAGGCTCATGCTAGGTAAACTGAGATCAatatgggaaggtccatacagagtcGAAAAGGTAGAGCTATACGGAGTTTTTCACCTGCGTCATCCTTCCAGCTCCAAATTCATCAAGGTCAATGGACATCGCCTAAAGCTTtatcatggtgagaagatgaagGATCACAAAGAATTCGAGGTCTTCCTCCTAGAAGACCCACCAACAGAAGCAGAAGAAGCTTGA